CGGCGGCCCCGGCCACCGCGGAGTGCTGGTCGGAGATCTCCCGCAGTTCGTGCGTGCCGAGTTCGCGCAGCCTGGCTACTCCGGCCACCAGCAGCGGGTCAGCGGGTCGGCAGGTCAGCGGGCCGGCGTCGGAGGCGATCACGAGCCCGTCGCGGGCGAGCTCGCCGAGCGCCCCGCGCGCCGTCCCGTCCGGGCATCCGAGCAGCGCCGCGAGGTCCGCGCCGCGGGGGAGCGGTTCGCCGTCGGGCAGCACGCCCAGCGCGATGGCTTCGGCGAGCCGGGCCGCCACCGTCGCCGCGTCCGCCCGCGCGGGCAGTCGGGGCCAGTGCCGCAGCGAGCGCAGCGTGTCGTCGACGGGCACGGCACCTCCTTCCACGATGTGAGCTCCGCTGAACCGTTTCACATGATCCACGAAGGGACTCTGTGTAGCAGACGGATCTACCCGTCCGGCGGGTTCGCGTCCACCGCCGCGGGTCGGACACTGTGCTGAGGCTTGGCCGGCGTCGAAGGGGCCCCGATGCGCTTCAGCTACGTCATGCTGCCCGACTACCCGGTCCAGGAGTCCCTGGCGACGATCGAGCGGGCCGATGAGCTGGGCTTCTACGCCGCCTACGCGGCCGACGAGACCTGGCACAAGGACCTGTGGCTGCTGTTCGCCGCCGCCGCCGAGCGCACCGAGCGGATCCGGTTCGGCCCGAACCTCTCGCCGGTGACGCTGCGCGAACCGACGCTGATCGCGCAGGCCGCCGCGACCCTCGACGAGCTCACCGGCGGCCGGGCCGAGGTCGTGATCTCCAGCGGAAACTTCGGGCTGCTCGCGCAGTACGGGATCGACTGGACGACGACGCGCCCGCTGTCGCGCGTGCGCGAGGCGCACCACGTGATCCGGACGTTCCTGGACGAGCGGTCGATCACCTTCGCGGGCGAGTTCTACCGCTACGAGGGGCTGTTCACCTTCGCGGAACCGGTGCAGCCGCGGCTGCCGGTGAAGCTCGGCGCGATGCGCGGCCCGAAGTCGTTCCAGACCGCGGGCGAGATCTCCGACGGCGTGCACCACGCGCTGAGCTGCACCCGCGAGGCCTACGACTACCTGGTGGCGCACGTGCGCGTCGGTGCCGAACGGGCCGGGCGGGATTGGCAGGAGCTCGACATCGGGGCGTGGGTGGTGTTCGCGACCGGTCCGGACGGTGCGGCCGCGAAGCAGGCCGCGCGGGCCATGATCGGGCTCTACGCGTCGGCGATGCCCGCTGAGCAGTTGCGCCGCAACGGCGTGGAACCGGAGTCGCTCACCGAGATCGTCGCCGCGGTCGGCGCGGGTGATCTCGCGCGGGCCTACGAGCTCACGTCGCCGGAGCTCGCGGAGAAGCTGTCCATCGCGGGCACGCCGCAGGAGTGCGCGGCGCGCATCGAGCGGGACATCGCCCCCACCGGCGTGAACCACCTGATCCTGGCCGTCACCGACACCGCGCTGGTGCGGGCGTTCACCGGGCTCACCTTGCCCGGGGTGCTCGGCGCCGCCGACCAGCTCGAACTGATCGCCGAGCACCTGATGCCGGCCTTCCGCTGACCGTCACCGAGAGCCGACCCCGCGGGTCAGCTCTCCGGGATGTGGCGCAGGGCGACGGAGTTGATGCAGTAGCGCTGGTCGGTGGGCGTGGCGTAGCCCTCGCCCTCGAACAGGTGGCCCAGGTGGCTCTGGCAGTTCGCGCAGAGCACCTCGACGCGGACCATGCCGTGCGAGCGGTCCTCGCGCAGGATCACCGAGTCGGCGTCGCGCGCGTCGTAGAACGACGGCCAGCCGCAGTGCGATTCGAACTTCGTCTCGCTGCGGAACAGTTCCGTCCCGCACGCCCGGCATTCGTAGATGCCCGCGGTCTTGGTCTCGACGTATTCGCCGCTCCACGCCGGTTCGGTGGCCGCTTCGCGCAGCACCGCGTACTCGTAGGGGTTGAGCTGTTCCTGCCACTCCTGTTCGGACTTCACGACCTTCGGGGTGGCGCCCGCAACCGGTTCCATGCGTCCACGCTAACCCTTCCCGGTGATCGAGTGCCCGTGAGCTCCCGCTCAACCGGCGAGCGCCAGGAACGTGCCGAGCATGAAGCCCACCGCGTTCCACACCGTGACCAGCACGCCGAGCAGGATCAGCACCACCACGAGCACCACCATCACCCGCCGGTGCCCCTGGGCGCGGTTGGCGCAGCGGGCGAAGTCCTCCACGCCGCTGAGCATGCCTTCGACGGTGGCCTTCGAGTTGGGGCGTTCCATCCGGTCCAGGTGTTCGGCGAACGCCTGGACCTCCGGATCGTGCGGGTCCAGGCCGATCAGGTCGTCGGCGAAGCGGCCCCGCGCGTCCCGCGGGGCGTCGGGCTCATCACCGGTGGGGTGGCCTGCTGGCGCCATGGCTTCACGGTAGCGCCGAGGGGGTGCGCGCAGGCAGGGGCGAGTCGGGCGTCGCGCGCGAACGGGGGCCGGATGCTCCTAAGCTGCGCGGATGGCCGATTCGCCGCTGGAACTCGACGTCGAGGGCAGGACGGTGCGCCTGTCCCACCCGGACAAGGTGTACTTCCCGGAGCGGGGCTTCACCAAGCTCCAGGTCGTGCGCTACTACCTCGCGGTCGCCGAGCCGCTGCTGCGGGCGATCGGCGACCGGCCGACGACGTTGAAGCGGTTCCCCGGTGGCGTCACCGGCGACCCGTTCTACGCGAAGCGGGTGCCGAAGGGCGCTCCGCAGTGGGTCCGCTCGGTGCGGGTGACCTTCCCGTCCGGCCGCACCGCGGACAGCGTGCTCCCCACCGAACCCGCCGTGCTGGCGTGGGCGGCCGGTCTGGGCACGCTGGACTTCCACCCGTGGCCGGTGCGCTCGGCCGATGTGGAACACCCCGACGAGCTGCGCATCGACCTGGACCCGCAGCCCGGCACCGGGTACGCGGAGGCGGTCGAGGTCGCCGCGGTCCTGCGCGAGGTGCTGGCGGAGGCCGGGCTGGTGGGCTACCCGAAGACTTCCGGCGGCCGGGGCGTGCACGTGCTGGTGCGGATCGCGCCGCGATGGGACTTCATCCAGGTGCGCCGCGCGGTGATCGCGCTGGCGCGGGAGGTGCAGCGCCGGATTCCGCGGCAGGCCACCGTCGCCTGGTGGAAGGAGGACCGCGGGCAGCGGGTCTTCCTGGACTTCAACCAGGCGGCGCGGGATCGCACGGTCGCCTCCGCGTGGTCCATCCGCGGCACCCCGGCGGCGACGGTGTCCATGCCGTTGACCTGGGAGCAGCTGCCGGAGGTGCCTCCGGACGACTTCGACCTCGCCACGGTCCCCGCGCTGCTGGCCGAACACGGCGATCCGCATCGGGAGCTGGACGCGGTCGCCCACGACCTCGACATCGCCCTCGACTGGTTCGAACGCGACCGCCGCGACCGGGACCTCGGCGACCTCCCGTACCCACCGGACTACCCGAAGATGCCCGGCGAACCCACCCGCTCCCGCAAGGCGTCGCTGGAAGGGATGAGTAGGGAGAACGAGAGTTGATCGGGATTTTCGGCAGTGGGTTCTCCGGCTCCGAACGTTGATCGAGTGAGTCGAGGCCGGAGTCTTGGAGGGTCGGAGAGCTCGCCCGACAACTTGGTCACGGCACTCGTATTGACTGCCAAGATGTCCGCCGGCGCGTGCGACACGCGCGCGAACAGGGACAGGCGCGCGAGCCTCCGTGTGGGAGGCGATCGGGTCAGGCGGGCGGGTCGGCGGGCAGCAGCAGTCCGCTGAGCATGTACAGCACGATGGTCTCGGCTTCCTGCGCGGGCTCGTCGCTGTCGGCTAGCAGCGCCGTGGCTTCGCAGAGCATCCCGAAGATCATCTTCGCGCGTCCGGACGTCGCCCCGGCCCGCGGCGATGTCCGGCCCCACCTCACTCTTGACGAAGGAAACCGACTGAACATGAACGTGTGGTCCTTGACCGAGACCGGCGACGCCGCCGAGCGAGCGGATTCAGCTACCGAGGCCCGCAACCTGGAAGTGGTGGCCGAAGCGGTCACCTATTGGAACGCCCACGACCTCGACACCCTGCTGACTCTCTACGACCCGGAGATCCAGTGGTTCAACGCTCCGCTGGAGCAGACCTACCGGGGCCACGAGGAGGTCCGGACCTTCCTCTCCGCCTTGATCACGGCCTTCCCCGACCTGGTCTTCACCGTGGACAGCCGGTTCGCGCGCGGTGCCGAGGTCAGCGAGCAGTGGTCGATCGAGGGCACCCACCTGGGGAGCTTCATCGGGGTGCCGCCGACGGGGCGGCGGCTGCGGTTGCAGGGCATCAGCTCGATCGTGATGCGGGACGGGAAGTTCCTCCGGGACGACTTCTACTTCGACAGCATGTCGGCCATGCGGGTGCTGGGTGTGATGCCGAGCCTCGATGCGGTGCAGAGCCCGTTCGGGCGATTGCTGCTCAACATGATCGTCCGTCCGCAGCGGCTGCTGCGACGGAGGTGAGCGTGGCACCACCTGGGTGCCGTCCGGGAGCGGCTGCCGGGCGCATCGCGCGCGTCCGGCAGCCGCCTGGCGGCCCAGGTGACCGGACGCGCCGCAGCGTCCGCCGGATCAGGCGTAGGTGAGGAACTGGGCCTCCTGGAACGCCCGGATGCCCTCGCGGGCGCCTTCGCGGCCGAGGCCGCTCTGCTTCATCCCGCCGAACGGGGCCGCCGGGTCGGACACCACGCCTCGGTTGACGCCGACCATCCCGTACTGGAGCCGCCGCCCGATCTCCAGCGCACGACCGGTGTCACCGGCGTAGACGTAGGCGGCGAGCCCGTATTCGGTGTCGTTGGCCGCCGCGACCACCTCGTCGGTGTCGGTCCACGTCCGGATGGGCGCGACCGGCCCGAAGATCTCCTCGTGCAGCACCGCGGCATCGGCGGGGACCCCGGCCAGCACGACCGGGGCGAGGTAGCTGCCGGAGTCCGGCACGGCGACCGGCTCGCGCACCATTCGCGCGCCGCGGTCCACCGCGTCGGTGACCAGGTCGGACACCCGGCGCACGGCCCGGTCGTCGATCAGCGGGCCGATGTCGGTTCCGGGTTCGGTGCCCGGTCCGACGCGGAGCTCGGCGACCGCTGCGGCGAACGCCTCCGCGAACGCGTCCGCCGCGTCGGCGTGCACCAGGAACCTGTTGGCGGCGGTGCAGGCCTGTCCCGCGTTGCGCAGCTTCGCGATCAGCGCGCCCTGCACGGCCGCGTTGATGTCGGCGTCCGCGCAGACGACGAACGGCGCGTTGCCGCCCAGTTCCATCGAGCAGTTCACGACCCGGCCCGCCGCGAGGCCGAGGAGGTGCCGTCCGACCCCGGTGGAGCCGGTGAAGGACAGCTTGCGGACGGCGTCGTGGTTCAGCAGCGCGCGGGCGACCGCGTCCGCGCGGGTGGTCGGCAGCACGGTGAAGACGTCGGCGGGAGCACCTGCCGCCACGAGCAGGTCCCGGATCGCCAACGCCGTCAGCGGCGTCTCCGCGGCGGGCTTGAGCACGGCGGTGCAGCCCGCCGCGAGCGCGGGCGCGACCTTGCGGGTGACCATCGCGGCCGGGAAGTTCCACGGGGTGATCAGCAACGCCACCCCGACAGGCTGCGCGGTGACGACGGTGGTGCTCTTCCCGTCGGGGGACGGTCCGAAGTGGCCGTCCGGGCGAACGGTCTCCTCGGCGAACCAGCGGAAGAACTCGGCGGCGTAGCCGACTTCGGCGCGGGCGTCGGCGGCCGCCTTGCCGGATTCCCGGCTGATCAAGGTGGCGAGCTCGTCGGTGCGCGAGATCATCAGCCGGTGCGCTTCGGCCAGCACCTCC
This window of the Saccharopolyspora gloriosae genome carries:
- a CDS encoding LLM class flavin-dependent oxidoreductase; the protein is MRFSYVMLPDYPVQESLATIERADELGFYAAYAADETWHKDLWLLFAAAAERTERIRFGPNLSPVTLREPTLIAQAAATLDELTGGRAEVVISSGNFGLLAQYGIDWTTTRPLSRVREAHHVIRTFLDERSITFAGEFYRYEGLFTFAEPVQPRLPVKLGAMRGPKSFQTAGEISDGVHHALSCTREAYDYLVAHVRVGAERAGRDWQELDIGAWVVFATGPDGAAAKQAARAMIGLYASAMPAEQLRRNGVEPESLTEIVAAVGAGDLARAYELTSPELAEKLSIAGTPQECAARIERDIAPTGVNHLILAVTDTALVRAFTGLTLPGVLGAADQLELIAEHLMPAFR
- a CDS encoding NAD-dependent succinate-semialdehyde dehydrogenase, with the protein product MTTVAPSPLLIGGSPTSTGHELVVHDPASGVEITRIAAADESHAAPAADAAAAALPGWAATPPRRRAEVLAEAHRLMISRTDELATLISRESGKAAADARAEVGYAAEFFRWFAEETVRPDGHFGPSPDGKSTTVVTAQPVGVALLITPWNFPAAMVTRKVAPALAAGCTAVLKPAAETPLTALAIRDLLVAAGAPADVFTVLPTTRADAVARALLNHDAVRKLSFTGSTGVGRHLLGLAAGRVVNCSMELGGNAPFVVCADADINAAVQGALIAKLRNAGQACTAANRFLVHADAADAFAEAFAAAVAELRVGPGTEPGTDIGPLIDDRAVRRVSDLVTDAVDRGARMVREPVAVPDSGSYLAPVVLAGVPADAAVLHEEIFGPVAPIRTWTDTDEVVAAANDTEYGLAAYVYAGDTGRALEIGRRLQYGMVGVNRGVVSDPAAPFGGMKQSGLGREGAREGIRAFQEAQFLTYA
- the ligD gene encoding non-homologous end-joining DNA ligase, coding for MADSPLELDVEGRTVRLSHPDKVYFPERGFTKLQVVRYYLAVAEPLLRAIGDRPTTLKRFPGGVTGDPFYAKRVPKGAPQWVRSVRVTFPSGRTADSVLPTEPAVLAWAAGLGTLDFHPWPVRSADVEHPDELRIDLDPQPGTGYAEAVEVAAVLREVLAEAGLVGYPKTSGGRGVHVLVRIAPRWDFIQVRRAVIALAREVQRRIPRQATVAWWKEDRGQRVFLDFNQAARDRTVASAWSIRGTPAATVSMPLTWEQLPEVPPDDFDLATVPALLAEHGDPHRELDAVAHDLDIALDWFERDRRDRDLGDLPYPPDYPKMPGEPTRSRKASLEGMSRENES
- a CDS encoding ester cyclase; the protein is MNVWSLTETGDAAERADSATEARNLEVVAEAVTYWNAHDLDTLLTLYDPEIQWFNAPLEQTYRGHEEVRTFLSALITAFPDLVFTVDSRFARGAEVSEQWSIEGTHLGSFIGVPPTGRRLRLQGISSIVMRDGKFLRDDFYFDSMSAMRVLGVMPSLDAVQSPFGRLLLNMIVRPQRLLRRR
- the msrB gene encoding peptide-methionine (R)-S-oxide reductase MsrB, which encodes MEPVAGATPKVVKSEQEWQEQLNPYEYAVLREAATEPAWSGEYVETKTAGIYECRACGTELFRSETKFESHCGWPSFYDARDADSVILREDRSHGMVRVEVLCANCQSHLGHLFEGEGYATPTDQRYCINSVALRHIPES